One window from the genome of Anopheles merus strain MAF chromosome 3R, AmerM5.1, whole genome shotgun sequence encodes:
- the LOC121596296 gene encoding uncharacterized protein LOC121596296, translating into MEKMKATADKKLVVMISKLDLDLEMVKMALEESNLCNSAVQLSRTRNSKAPKKTFGNITVMSVAVDENVSGNNKLTEHTVTAEVVELGKSVRRQKRQGQQHTIVMKFKGNRQFFSSVSCIKCTVEKECSAIPTFLSLVQHHQQLQNVPPPAENDQNNSVTVGHTSKKRLVNRELRVLLQRLDLNKQLLAVPAATADPPLPSVLKKVQKQPGLITPEQVERARQLSMVQLIRDFSGDSVDEFLRFCTERMAGADGDVCDSIPLLTIEQADTDLWHELRIGRITASRMHEASRCTMLNGSLKNKVMGVSSGFSMAMKRGTDLEGHVLAELRKQYPGLRDTGLILDPACPWMGASPDGICDEFVLEIKCPYTERTHECYVDVAKLSPKYFAQIQLQMHVTHRPKALLAVAALDFETTRHITQIWIDYDRAYVEGVMEQAYEFWCKAIFKALLKKRSSKK; encoded by the exons ATGGAGAAAATGAAGGCAACCGCCGATAAGAAGCTGGTGGTGATGATATCCAAACTGGACCTGGACCTGGAGATGGTGAAAATGGCTCTGGAGGAGAGCAATCTGTGCAACAGTGCGGTCCAGCTGAGCCGTACACGAAA CTCCAAAGCACCTAAAAAAACCTTCGGAAACATCACCGTGATGTCTGTAGCGGTTGACGAAAATGTCTCCGGAAACAACAAATTGACGGAACACACGGTCACGGCCGAAGTGGTGGAGTTGGGGAAGTCGGTACGGCGCCAGAAGCGACAGGGGCAGCAACACACGATCGTGATGAAATTTAAGGGCAATCGGCAGTTTTTTAGCTCCGTCAGCTGCATCAAATGCACAGTGGAGA AGGAGTGTAGCGCCATTCCGACCTTCCTGTCCCTGGTacagcaccatcagcagctgcAGAATGTACCACCGCCGGCGGAAAACGATCAAAACAACAGCGTAACCGTAGGCCACACGTCCAAGAAGCGCTTGGTCAACCGGGAGTTGCGCGTGCTGTTGCAACGACTCGACTTAAACAAACAATTATTGGCGGTACCGGCAGCTACTGCTGACCCACCTTTGCCGTCCGTACTGAAGAAGGTCCAGAAGCAGCCCGGTCTCATCACACCGGAACAGGTGGAAAGGGCACGCCAGCTGTCCATGGTACAGCTGATCCGCGACTTCTCAGGCGACAGTGTGGACGAATTTCTGCGCTTCTGCACCGAACGTATGGCCGGCGCCGATGGCGATGTGTGCGACTCCATCCCACTGCTCACGATCGAGCAAGCCGACACGGATCTGTGGCACGAGCTGCGCATCGGTCGCATTACCGCGTCCCGCATGCACGAAGCATCCCGCTGCACCATGCTGAATGGTTCGCTGAAGAACAAAGTTATGGGCGTTTCGTCCGGCTTTTCCATGGCCATGAAGCGGGGCACCGATCTCGAGGGGCACGTGCTGGCCGAGCTGCGCAAACAGTATCCGGGGTTGCGCGATACGGGCCTGATACTGGACCCGGCCTGCCCGTGGATGGGCGCCTCACCCGACGGTATCTGCGACGAGTTTGTGCTCGAGATCAAGTGCCCCTACACCGAGCGAACGCACGAGTGCTACGTGGACGTGGCGAAGCTGTCCCCGAAGTACTTTGCGCAGATACAGCTGCAGATGCACGTTACGCATCGGCCGAAGGCGCTGCTGGCGGTGGCAGCGCTGGATTTTGAAACGACGAGGCATATTACGCAGATTTGGATCGATTACGACCGGGCGTACGTGGAGGGGGTGATGGAGCAGGCGTACGAGTTTTGGTGTAAGGCTATCTTTAAGGCGCTGCTTAAAAAGCGAAGCAGCAAAAAGTGA
- the LOC121597363 gene encoding septin-interacting protein 1 has protein sequence MDDEEYERFEITDYDLANEFNPNRGRRRPTKNQQIYGVWADDDSENEGDEGSGGRRRGRMGGKQPKDYSAPIGFIAGGIQQSGKKPEKDRNPSDEDDDDEGDEANDARPRFGSKAAAANSSATSSESEDERRPPPQDMRSMAGFRTLGSGAPPKAQGGKHVGNWEQHTRGIGAKLLLQMGYQPGKGLGKDLQGISAPIEAHLRKGRGAIGAYGPEKKTVVADAKQKQKQDDTKALPAAGGKEEETCQWRKEGGKQSKSRYFFKSVEDVIEKGKKTATYAPFDKSSSKLAQVTVIDMTGPEKRVLSGYHALGQAKVADEELYELSGQAGGKPPPAKETIHFALPELLHNLNLMVEYCEQDIITIDKQKCEAKDREEQLLHEKQNLIRISELEKDYLHTLDGALELVRALVEPAGGSIELEECERIFVRLYADYPAECKEFGLSDLAAGVVAPLLASRLREWNPFSEPTRHLDIFKRWKSILASSRTDTVNSLLDPYSAVVWSGVVPSIRSAASEWNPRAHQPMIALLDAWAPLLPAWILDNVLEQIVLVKLTAAVIEWDPLTDTVPIHCWIHPWTELLGPKMEGNIYPAIREKLARALKGWHPEDRSARAMLTPWKGVFAEEDLQVFLAKNIIPKLELRLTELIVNPLQQDLEIFNQVWEWHELISPLQMATVLDKYFFPKWLQTLVIWLNQSPNFDQVSRWYQGWKAQFTDDVVRHPNIKECFRKALELMQRSIGLGGSGAGGPSSSPPVMESIPPPPKPPTVTMMDMQQLDTQPTLEFKELVSQKCAERGIIFAPMPGRRELGKQVYRVGKLFCYIDRSVCIVSPDGGVSWTPISLAALLERAVSG, from the coding sequence ATGGACGACGAAGAGTACGAGCGGTTCGAAATCACCGACTACGATCTGGCGAACGAGTTCAACCCGAACCGGGGACGCCGCCGGCCGACCAAGAACCAGCAGATCTACGGCGTCTGGGCGGACGATGATTCGGAAAACGAGGGCGACGAGGGCAGCGGTGGCCGGCGCCGTGGACGGATGGGGGGCAAGCAGCCGAAAGACTACTCCGCCCCGATCGGGTTCATTGCGGGCGGCATCCAGCAGTCGGGCAAAAAGCCGGAAAAGGACCGGAACCCGTCCGACgaagatgatgacgacgaAGGCGATGAGGCGAATGATGCGCGGCCCCGCTTTGGTTCGAAAGCGGCCGCAGCAAACAGCAGTGCAACGTCCTCGGAATCGGAAGACGAAAGACGCCCCCCGCCGCAGGATATGCGCTCGATGGCTGGCTTTCGCACGCTTGGCAGTGGCGCACCACCGAAAGCACAGGGAGGCAAACACGTGGGCAACTGGGAGCAGCATACGCGTGGCATCGGGGCGAAGCTGCTGCTACAGATGGGCTACCAGCCGGGCAAGGGGTTGGGCAAGGATCTGCAGGGCATTTCCGCACCGATCGAGGCGCACCTGCGCAAGGGCCGCGGTGCGATCGGGGCGTACGGGCCGGAGAAAAAGACCGTGGTGGCGGATGCGAAACAGAAGCAAAAGCAGGACGACACAAAGGCGCTGCCGGCTGCAGGTGGCAAGGAGGAGGAAACGTGCCAGTGGCGTAAGGAGGGTGGTAAGCAGAGCAAATCGCGCTACTTCTTCAAATCCGTCGAGGATGTGATCGAGAAGGGCAAGAAGACGGCCACGTACGCACCGTTCGACAAGAGCTCGTCGAAGCTGGCGCAGGTGACGGTGATCGATATGACGGGGCCGGAAAAGCGTGTGCTCAGCGGATACCATGCCCTGGGGCAGGCGAAGGTGGCCGACGAGGAGCTGTACGAGTTGAGCGGGCAGGCGGGCGGGAAACCACCGCCGGCCAAGGAAACGATCCACTTCGCCCTGCCCGAGCTGCTGCACAATCTCAACCTGATGGTGGAGTACTGCGAGCAGGACATAATCACGATCGACAAGCAAAAGTGTGAGGCGAAAGATCGCGAGGAACAGTTGCTGCACGAAAAGCAAAACCTCATCCGCATCAGCGAGCTGGAGAAGGACTACCTGCACACGCTGGACGGAGCGCTCGAGCTGGTGCGCGCACTGGTCGAACCGGCCGGCGGCTCGATCGAACTGGAAGAGTGTGAGCGTATCTTTGTGCGCCTGTACGCCGACTACCCGGCCGAGTGTAAGGAGTTTGGTCTGTCCGACCTGGCCGCGGGTGTCGTGGCCCCCCTGCTAGCGAGCCGCTTACGCGAATGGAACCCGTTCAGCGAACCGACGCGTCATCTGGACATTTTCAAGCGCTGGAAATCGATCCTCGCCTCCTCGCGCACCGACACCGTCAACAGTCTGCTCGACCCCTACTCGGCCGTCGTGTGGAGCGGCGTCGTGCCCAGCATCCGGTCCGCTGCCAGTGAATGGAACCCGCGCGCACACCAGCCAATGATAGCGCTGCTCGATGCGTGGGCACCGCTGCTGCCCGCCTGGATACTGGACAACGTGCTCGAGCAGATCGTGCTGGTAAAGCTTACGGCGGCGGTGATCGAGTGGGACCCGCTCACCGACACCGTCCCGATACACTGCTGGATACACCCGTGGACCGAGCTGCTTGGGCCGAAAATGGAAGGCAACATCTATCCGGCCATCCGGGAGAAGCTGGCCCGCGCCCTGAAGGGCTGGCATCCGGAGGATCGTTCCGCCCGCGCAATGCTTACCCCCTGGAAGGGTGTCTTCGCGGAGGAAGATCTGCAGGTGTTCCTGGCGAAAAACATCATCCCCAAGCTGGAGCTGCGGCTAACCGAGCTGATCGTCAACCCGCTGCAGCAGGATCTGGAAATCTTCAACCAGGTGTGGGAGTGGCACGAGCTCATCTCACCCCTCCAGATGGCCACCGTGCTCGATAAGTACTTCTTCCCGAAGTGGCTCCAAACGCTCGTGATTTGGCTGAACCAGTCGCCCAACTTCGATCAGGTGTCCCGCTGGTACCAGGGCTGGAAGGCTCAGTTCACGGACGACGTGGTGCGCCATCCGAACATAAAGGAATGTTTCCGCAAAGCGCTCGAGCTGATGCAACGCTCCATCGGGCTGGGTGGATCGGGTGCGGGTGGACCGAGCTCTTCGCCGCCGGTGATGGAATCGATACCGCCGCCCCCGAAACCACCGACCGTGACGATGATGGACATGCAGCAGCTAGACACGCAGCCAACGCTCGAGTTTAAGGAGCTGGTGTCGCAGAAGTGTGCCGAACGGGGCATCATCTTCGCGCCAATGCCGGGCAGGAGAGAGCTGGGCAAGCAGGTGTACCGCGTGGGCAAGCTGTTCTGCTACATCGATCGGTCCGTGTGCATCGTTAGTCCGGATGGGGGCGTTAGCTGGACGCCGATATCGTTGGCGGCGCTGCTCGAGCGAGCGGTCAGTGGGTGA